From Bacillus oleivorans, a single genomic window includes:
- a CDS encoding BMP family lipoprotein, translating into MKKLKFGFILSLVLALGTFLAACGNAGEEGEEGTGGNNAGGGAENAGDFTVAMVTDVGGVDDKSFNQSAWEGLQAFGAEQGLEQGTNGYHYLQSKGNADYATNLNTLVRGNFDLIYGIGFLLANDVAKVAEQNPDNQFAIVDSVVEADNVASIVFKEEQGSFLVGVVAGLTTKTNKIGFVGGVDSDLINKFEFGFRAGVKAVNPDATVEVNYAGAFDKPDQGISIASAMYGSGIDVIYHASGATGNGVFTTAKDIKINDPEREIWVIGVDKDQAPEGELTLDNGETVNVTLTSMIKRVDVAVKDVAERAMNGEFPGGEIVEYGIEENGIGISETQDNLSEDVLTAVEEWQQKILDGEITVPATEEEFNNFEL; encoded by the coding sequence ATGAAAAAGCTTAAGTTTGGTTTTATCCTTTCACTTGTATTAGCTTTGGGAACTTTCCTCGCTGCCTGCGGTAATGCTGGAGAAGAGGGAGAAGAAGGAACTGGCGGTAATAATGCAGGCGGTGGCGCTGAAAATGCCGGTGATTTCACAGTAGCAATGGTAACTGATGTCGGCGGTGTAGATGACAAATCCTTTAACCAATCAGCTTGGGAAGGTCTTCAAGCATTTGGGGCAGAGCAAGGACTTGAACAAGGTACAAATGGTTACCACTACCTTCAATCAAAAGGTAATGCTGACTATGCAACAAACTTAAATACACTTGTTCGCGGTAATTTTGATTTAATTTACGGAATTGGATTCCTGCTTGCAAATGACGTAGCAAAAGTAGCAGAACAAAATCCTGATAACCAATTTGCGATTGTGGACAGTGTGGTTGAAGCTGACAACGTAGCGAGCATCGTGTTTAAAGAAGAACAAGGTTCATTCTTAGTTGGGGTTGTTGCCGGTTTAACGACTAAAACCAACAAAATCGGTTTCGTTGGCGGAGTTGACAGTGATCTTATTAACAAGTTCGAATTTGGATTCCGTGCTGGAGTAAAAGCAGTCAACCCAGATGCTACAGTTGAAGTTAACTATGCTGGTGCATTTGACAAGCCTGACCAAGGTATTTCAATTGCTTCTGCTATGTATGGTTCTGGCATTGACGTTATTTATCATGCTTCTGGTGCAACAGGAAACGGTGTATTTACAACGGCAAAAGATATTAAAATCAATGACCCTGAGCGTGAAATTTGGGTAATTGGCGTTGATAAAGACCAAGCTCCTGAAGGTGAATTAACGCTAGATAACGGTGAAACTGTAAACGTAACATTAACTTCAATGATTAAACGTGTAGACGTAGCTGTTAAAGACGTTGCTGAAAGAGCAATGAATGGTGAATTCCCTGGCGGAGAAATCGTAGAATATGGAATTGAGGAAAATGGTATCGGAATTTCTGAAACTCAAGACAATCTATCTGAAGATGTACTAACAGCTGTTGAGGAATGGCAACAAAAAATCCTTGATGGAGAAATAACAGTTCCTGCTACAGAAGAGGAATTCAATAACTTCGAATTGTAA
- a CDS encoding YlzJ-like family protein, which produces MILYTIVPHDQIFPTDQAVYSAQKLIEYNGIPVLVEQEEDHSFRIVKVVSSDPNHFLREDCCPGTKISFFSSGS; this is translated from the coding sequence ATGATTTTATACACGATCGTCCCGCATGATCAAATATTTCCGACTGATCAAGCCGTATATTCCGCACAAAAATTAATCGAATATAATGGAATTCCTGTGCTAGTGGAGCAGGAAGAAGACCATTCATTTCGAATAGTTAAAGTAGTAAGCAGTGATCCTAATCATTTTTTACGAGAAGATTGCTGTCCGGGTACAAAAATATCGTTTTTTTCCTCAGGGAGCTAA
- a CDS encoding ABC transporter permease: protein MQALEIIFPSMMVLAAPLILTAIGGVLSERAGVVNIGLEGLMIIGAFAAIVFNLTFHDVLGDKTKWVALLVGMVVGGVFSLLHALASITFRADQVISGVAINLLALGIGLFYIKSVFGKGQTDRISDPFYSTNIPFLSDIPIIGDLLFTKVYWTSFIAIGLAIIVWIVVYYTPFGLRLRAVGEHPMAADTMGINVTKMRYLAVFLSGLLGGLGGAVFAQTISHDFSHATITGQGFMAIAAMIFGKWHPIGAAGAAIFFGFAQSLSRVGPSLPYIENIPAVILLIAPYVLTIIALAGFIGRYEGPKALNVPYIKGKR, encoded by the coding sequence ATGCAAGCCTTAGAAATTATCTTTCCAAGCATGATGGTTCTAGCTGCACCACTTATTCTTACAGCAATAGGCGGTGTTTTGTCAGAACGTGCAGGTGTTGTAAATATTGGTTTAGAAGGTCTTATGATCATCGGGGCATTTGCAGCCATTGTATTTAACTTAACGTTTCATGATGTGTTAGGTGACAAAACGAAATGGGTTGCCCTGCTAGTGGGGATGGTTGTAGGGGGAGTGTTCTCACTTTTACATGCACTTGCATCTATAACATTCCGGGCAGACCAAGTCATCAGTGGGGTGGCGATTAATCTATTAGCCTTAGGGATTGGTCTCTTTTATATTAAAAGTGTGTTTGGAAAAGGACAAACAGATCGGATCAGTGATCCATTCTACTCAACAAACATTCCATTTTTAAGCGATATTCCCATTATTGGTGATTTACTCTTTACAAAAGTATATTGGACTTCCTTTATTGCGATTGGACTCGCTATTATTGTTTGGATTGTTGTATACTACACTCCATTTGGTCTTCGTCTAAGAGCTGTCGGGGAGCACCCAATGGCAGCCGACACCATGGGGATCAATGTAACAAAAATGCGGTACTTAGCTGTGTTTTTAAGTGGACTTTTAGGAGGTCTTGGCGGAGCAGTTTTTGCACAAACAATCTCTCATGATTTTAGTCACGCAACCATTACCGGACAAGGCTTTATGGCAATTGCCGCCATGATATTCGGGAAATGGCATCCAATCGGTGCTGCAGGAGCCGCGATTTTCTTTGGTTTCGCCCAGTCATTAAGCCGAGTTGGCCCATCTCTCCCTTATATCGAAAATATTCCAGCTGTCATCCTGCTGATTGCACCATACGTGCTAACGATTATCGCATTAGCAGGTTTCATCGGCCGCTACGAAGGACCAAAAGCTTTAAATGTCCCTTATATTAAAGGAAAAAGATAA
- a CDS encoding ABC transporter permease: MSNKEKTNKSNRKFTPIAIPVIAVIIGLIAGAIIMVATGFDPIAAYLALWYGSFGDIYYIGETIRQMTPYVFSGLAVAFAFRTGLFNIGVEGQLLVGWVAAIWCGLTFEGLPKLIHLPLTIIVAALAGAIWAYLPGILKAKYRISEVVVTIMMNYIALHATNAFIRSVLAENSDSTEYIPASASLSSPFLLELTDYSRLHWGILIALAGAFFVWYLLEKTSKGYELKAVGFNQHASQYAGMNVNRNIVLSMVISGGLAGLAGAMEGLGTFNYAFVQSAFTGIGFDGIAVALLGGNTAIGVVIAALLFGGLSNGALTMQMNAMVPTELVDIIVALIIFFVGSSYLIKWLFNRRKKEVE; the protein is encoded by the coding sequence ATGAGTAATAAAGAAAAAACGAATAAATCGAACCGGAAGTTCACGCCAATTGCGATTCCGGTAATAGCCGTTATCATAGGACTTATTGCCGGGGCGATCATTATGGTTGCGACTGGATTTGATCCGATCGCTGCCTATCTTGCGCTTTGGTATGGATCTTTCGGGGATATTTATTACATCGGTGAAACGATTCGTCAAATGACCCCCTATGTATTTTCAGGTTTAGCAGTGGCGTTTGCATTCCGGACCGGACTATTTAATATCGGGGTTGAAGGTCAGCTTTTAGTAGGATGGGTTGCAGCCATCTGGTGCGGCTTAACCTTCGAAGGACTGCCTAAACTGATTCATTTACCATTAACGATCATCGTTGCCGCCTTGGCCGGTGCAATCTGGGCGTATTTGCCGGGGATATTAAAGGCAAAATACCGGATTTCCGAAGTTGTTGTAACGATTATGATGAACTATATTGCATTACATGCTACCAACGCATTTATCCGATCTGTATTAGCTGAAAATAGTGATTCTACCGAATATATCCCAGCTTCAGCTTCTCTGAGTTCTCCATTTTTACTGGAATTAACGGATTACTCAAGATTACACTGGGGAATTTTAATAGCATTGGCAGGAGCCTTCTTCGTGTGGTATCTCTTAGAAAAAACATCAAAAGGGTACGAGCTCAAAGCCGTTGGTTTTAACCAGCATGCTTCTCAATATGCGGGTATGAATGTCAACCGTAATATTGTCCTATCTATGGTTATCTCAGGAGGACTTGCAGGTCTGGCCGGAGCCATGGAGGGTCTTGGAACCTTTAACTATGCCTTTGTTCAATCAGCTTTTACGGGTATTGGGTTTGATGGGATCGCAGTAGCCTTGCTCGGAGGCAATACTGCCATCGGAGTTGTGATCGCAGCTCTATTATTTGGAGGCTTGAGCAATGGTGCCTTAACGATGCAAATGAATGCAATGGTGCCGACTGAACTTGTTGATATTATTGTTGCGCTAATTATATTCTTTGTAGGGTCAAGCTATTTAATCAAATGGTTATTTAATCGCCGTAAGAAGGAGGTGGAATAA
- a CDS encoding ribonuclease J, with protein sequence MTLQTENIRIIPLGGVGEVGKNMYVVEVQDQLFILDAGIMLPETEMFGIDIVIPDMNYIIENQDRVKAILLSHGHEDHIGALPYLLRHVKAPVYGTKLTIAYAKTLVKEIGVKGTVKFFEINNQKTLKFDDVSVSFFRTNHTIPDSVGICIHTSLGTVVYTGDFKFDQSASKWYRSDLGKMAQIGQKGVLCLLSDSMQAETPGYTTSDSYLYKELSHSMQVSDGRIVAGCYSSDLIRIQQVLGAAAENNRRVIITGKNVKSNLDLAISLGYIQLEEECLIDSSEINDYADHELVFLVTGSHGDLFETLQKMATGQNRTLQIQANDTVLLSTHVPMGGEVFLFKTMDVLSRAGATVRSSHKLLHGDGHGSQEDLKLMLNLMKPKFFIPIRGEFKSLFAHANLARELGVESENIVIPDRGDVIELSENGIEQADKVTAGNVLIDGSGVGDIGNIVLRDRKLLSQDGIFIVVVTINKTKRSIVSGPEIISRGFVYVRESERLMEDSTAKVKEIVEKILQDSGSIDWALLKQNIRDQLHFYLFEQTKRRPMILPIIMEI encoded by the coding sequence TTGACATTGCAAACGGAAAATATTCGGATCATTCCACTCGGGGGAGTTGGAGAAGTCGGGAAAAATATGTATGTCGTTGAGGTCCAGGATCAGCTTTTTATTTTGGACGCCGGCATCATGCTGCCAGAAACGGAAATGTTCGGGATTGATATTGTTATTCCTGACATGAATTACATAATCGAAAATCAGGATCGAGTGAAAGCGATTCTTTTGTCACATGGACATGAGGACCATATTGGTGCCCTTCCATACTTACTTAGACATGTAAAGGCTCCAGTTTATGGTACCAAACTGACCATTGCATATGCAAAAACTCTTGTAAAAGAGATCGGAGTCAAAGGTACTGTAAAATTTTTTGAAATTAATAATCAAAAAACATTAAAGTTTGATGACGTTTCTGTCTCCTTTTTTAGAACGAATCACACGATTCCTGATTCGGTTGGAATTTGTATCCATACTTCATTGGGAACAGTGGTTTATACGGGTGACTTTAAATTTGATCAGTCTGCATCGAAATGGTATCGAAGTGATTTAGGAAAAATGGCGCAAATTGGCCAAAAAGGAGTCCTTTGTCTGTTATCGGACAGCATGCAGGCTGAAACACCAGGGTATACCACTTCCGACTCCTATTTATATAAAGAATTGTCACATTCCATGCAAGTTTCAGATGGGAGAATCGTGGCTGGCTGCTATTCGTCAGATTTGATTCGGATCCAGCAGGTTTTGGGTGCAGCAGCCGAAAATAATCGCAGGGTTATTATTACAGGCAAGAATGTGAAATCTAATTTAGATCTGGCCATCAGTTTAGGGTATATACAGTTGGAGGAAGAGTGTTTGATCGATTCATCAGAAATAAATGACTATGCTGACCATGAACTTGTCTTTTTAGTAACGGGCAGTCACGGAGATCTATTTGAGACTTTGCAAAAAATGGCCACTGGCCAAAATCGTACTCTCCAGATTCAAGCTAATGATACAGTCCTTCTTTCCACCCATGTTCCAATGGGCGGTGAGGTTTTCTTATTTAAAACAATGGATGTGCTGAGCAGGGCTGGGGCAACGGTTCGTTCATCGCATAAGCTTTTGCATGGAGACGGACATGGCAGTCAGGAAGACTTAAAGCTTATGCTTAATCTAATGAAGCCTAAATTTTTTATACCAATCCGCGGGGAATTCAAATCGCTTTTCGCTCATGCCAATTTGGCTCGGGAATTAGGGGTAGAAAGTGAAAATATTGTGATTCCTGACCGCGGTGATGTAATTGAATTAAGTGAAAACGGGATTGAGCAGGCAGATAAGGTGACTGCAGGAAATGTTTTAATTGACGGCAGCGGTGTTGGTGACATTGGCAATATTGTATTAAGAGACCGGAAGCTTTTATCCCAGGATGGCATCTTTATTGTGGTTGTGACGATTAACAAAACGAAAAGAAGTATCGTTTCTGGCCCTGAAATTATTTCGCGCGGCTTTGTATATGTGAGAGAGTCAGAAAGGCTAATGGAAGATTCAACTGCAAAAGTAAAAGAAATTGTAGAAAAAATCTTGCAGGACTCAGGATCGATTGATTGGGCATTATTAAAGCAAAACATTCGAGACCAGCTCCATTTTTATTTATTCGAACAAACAAAGAGACGTCCGATGATCCTTCCGATCATCATGGAGATTTAA
- a CDS encoding ABC transporter ATP-binding protein, producing MEYIIEMLNIRKEFPGIVANDNVTLQVKPGEIHALLGENGAGKSTLMNVLFGLYQPEQGEIRVRGHKADITSPNVANDLGIGMVHQHFMLVDDFTVTENIILGNEPTVGKAFNNKKFARKKVQEISEQYGLKVDPDAKISDISVGMQQRVEILKTLYRGAEILIFDEPTAVLTPQEITDLIQIMKNLIKEGKSIILITHKLKEIMSVCDRVTVIRKGVGIGTLNVSETNPNELASLMVGRDIVFKTDKKDAQPKDVVFSIEKLVVKDSRGFNAVNQLSLEVRAGEIVGIAGVDGNGQTELIEAITGLRKIESGSITLNGKRIDNLKPRKITESGVGHIPQDRHKHGLVLDYSVGENMVLQTYYQQPFSKKGILDFKEIFKKANQLIEEFDVRTPSAYTPARALSGGNQQKAIIGREVDRNPDLLIAAQPTRGLDVGAIEFIHQRLIEQRDAEKAVLLISFELDEIMNVSDRIAVIYEGSIIAIVDPKQTSEQELGLLMAGSKVKAGEQKHE from the coding sequence GTGGAGTATATTATTGAAATGCTCAATATTCGGAAAGAATTTCCTGGCATTGTTGCAAATGATAATGTAACACTCCAAGTCAAACCAGGAGAGATACATGCATTGCTAGGGGAAAATGGTGCGGGTAAATCCACATTAATGAATGTGTTATTCGGACTATATCAGCCAGAGCAAGGCGAAATCCGTGTCCGGGGTCATAAAGCTGATATAACCAGCCCTAATGTGGCAAACGATCTAGGAATCGGAATGGTGCATCAGCACTTTATGCTTGTCGATGATTTTACAGTTACGGAAAATATTATTTTAGGAAATGAGCCAACGGTCGGCAAAGCTTTTAATAATAAAAAGTTTGCAAGAAAAAAGGTACAAGAAATTTCGGAGCAATACGGATTAAAGGTTGATCCAGATGCAAAGATTTCAGATATTTCAGTTGGAATGCAGCAAAGGGTAGAAATTCTAAAAACGCTATACCGCGGCGCAGAAATTCTTATTTTTGATGAGCCGACGGCTGTTCTGACACCACAAGAGATTACGGATCTTATCCAAATTATGAAAAACCTGATTAAAGAAGGTAAATCGATCATTCTCATTACACACAAGCTGAAAGAAATTATGTCTGTGTGTGATCGTGTAACCGTTATCCGTAAAGGTGTCGGAATTGGTACTTTAAATGTTTCTGAGACCAACCCAAATGAACTGGCAAGTTTAATGGTTGGCCGTGATATTGTCTTTAAAACCGACAAGAAGGATGCGCAGCCAAAAGATGTCGTGTTTTCAATTGAAAAGTTAGTGGTAAAGGATTCTCGCGGTTTTAATGCTGTGAATCAGCTATCCCTTGAGGTGAGAGCCGGAGAAATCGTTGGGATTGCGGGTGTCGACGGGAATGGGCAGACTGAATTAATTGAAGCTATTACGGGTTTGCGTAAGATTGAATCAGGCTCCATTACATTAAACGGAAAACGAATTGATAACTTAAAGCCAAGAAAAATTACGGAGTCTGGAGTAGGACATATTCCGCAAGACCGTCATAAGCATGGACTGGTTCTAGACTACTCCGTCGGAGAAAACATGGTGCTGCAAACCTACTACCAGCAGCCTTTTTCCAAAAAGGGAATTCTTGACTTTAAAGAGATTTTCAAAAAAGCTAATCAGTTAATTGAAGAGTTTGATGTCAGAACTCCTTCTGCATATACGCCTGCGCGTGCCCTCTCTGGGGGAAATCAGCAAAAGGCCATTATTGGACGTGAAGTAGACCGAAACCCGGATCTTTTAATTGCTGCTCAGCCGACACGCGGATTAGATGTAGGAGCGATTGAGTTTATCCATCAGCGTTTGATTGAGCAAAGAGATGCAGAGAAAGCCGTTCTCCTCATTTCCTTTGAATTAGATGAAATTATGAATGTTAGTGACAGAATTGCTGTTATTTATGAAGGCAGTATTATTGCCATTGTCGATCCAAAGCAAACATCTGAACAAGAACTGGGATTATTAATGGCCGGAAGTAAGGTTAAGGCAGGTGAACAAAAGCATGAGTAA
- a CDS encoding ClpP family protease: protein MHSNEQEEREGQKDEPKSSALIDKIQQLGQTNVPTMAQDTNIHCLTIVGQIEGHMQLPPQNKTTKYEHLIPQIVAIEQNPKIEGLLVILNTVGGDVEAGLAIAEMLASLSKPTVSLVLGGGHSIGVPIAVACNYSFIAETATMTIHPVRLTGLVIGVPQTFEYLDKMQERVVSFVTRHSNVTEEKFKDLMFAKGNLTRDIGTNVVGKEAVEYGLIDASGGVGAALEKLNELIEQKKDSKEEGLVQ from the coding sequence ATGCACTCGAATGAGCAAGAAGAGCGTGAAGGACAAAAGGACGAACCGAAATCATCTGCATTAATTGATAAAATTCAGCAGCTTGGACAAACCAATGTTCCGACAATGGCACAGGATACAAATATCCATTGCCTCACGATTGTCGGTCAGATTGAAGGGCATATGCAGCTTCCTCCACAAAATAAAACAACGAAATATGAACATTTAATCCCACAGATTGTGGCTATTGAACAAAACCCTAAAATAGAAGGATTGCTGGTTATTTTGAATACAGTTGGCGGAGATGTGGAAGCAGGTCTTGCGATTGCAGAAATGCTTGCTTCCCTTTCAAAACCGACTGTTTCCCTAGTGCTGGGAGGGGGACATTCAATCGGAGTTCCCATTGCTGTAGCATGTAATTATAGTTTTATCGCGGAAACGGCTACTATGACAATCCACCCTGTTCGGTTAACTGGCCTTGTTATCGGTGTACCGCAAACATTTGAATACCTGGATAAGATGCAAGAGCGAGTCGTAAGTTTTGTTACACGTCATTCTAACGTGACAGAGGAAAAGTTTAAAGATTTAATGTTTGCAAAAGGGAACTTAACGCGCGATATCGGAACGAATGTTGTGGGTAAAGAAGCGGTGGAATACGGTTTGATTGATGCATCTGGCGGAGTTGGTGCTGCACTAGAGAAATTAAATGAATTGATTGAGCAGAAAAAGGATTCCAAAGAAGAAGGGCTCGTTCAATGA
- a CDS encoding GntR family transcriptional regulator codes for MSMEPDHGHLYLQVIDRLKKRIEEGTYREKERLPSEFDLAKDLGVSRATLREALRVLEEENAVVRRHGVGTFVAPKPLLNSGIEQLHSVTGMIKNAGLRPRTIFLNSSEIGSTEEDKNRFMITDQDELLLVERVLTANGEPIVYCLDKIPKYILKEPFALNQDSIFNLIEEKAKCRIAYAVSEIEPVGYHEKISPLLNCDPEIALLLLKQLHYDEAERPVLYSVNYFRADAFRFQVVRRRNLFGGANSLKKQ; via the coding sequence ATGTCTATGGAGCCCGATCATGGTCACCTTTACTTACAGGTGATTGATAGGCTAAAAAAACGTATTGAAGAAGGTACATATCGAGAAAAGGAGCGTTTACCTTCCGAGTTTGACCTGGCTAAAGATTTAGGAGTCAGCCGAGCAACACTCAGGGAGGCTCTTCGTGTGTTAGAGGAGGAAAATGCAGTAGTCCGAAGACACGGAGTAGGTACATTCGTTGCTCCAAAGCCACTGCTTAATTCAGGGATCGAACAGCTACATAGTGTCACAGGCATGATTAAAAATGCTGGTCTCCGTCCGAGAACTATTTTTTTAAATTCTAGTGAAATTGGCTCGACAGAAGAAGACAAAAATCGCTTTATGATAACCGATCAGGATGAACTGCTATTAGTTGAAAGAGTTCTGACAGCAAATGGGGAACCGATTGTATATTGTCTAGATAAAATTCCAAAATATATCTTAAAGGAACCATTTGCTCTTAATCAGGATTCGATTTTTAATTTAATAGAGGAAAAAGCGAAATGCAGGATTGCCTACGCTGTGTCAGAAATTGAACCAGTCGGCTATCATGAAAAGATTTCTCCTCTGTTAAATTGCGATCCTGAAATCGCATTGCTTTTGCTGAAGCAGCTTCATTATGACGAGGCGGAGCGTCCTGTCCTTTATTCTGTCAACTACTTTAGAGCCGATGCTTTTCGTTTCCAGGTTGTCCGCCGCCGCAATTTATTCGGCGGAGCTAACAGTTTAAAGAAACAGTAG
- a CDS encoding DNA translocase FtsK yields the protein MSKKKKRRSSQRKEIKRTIQYEIAALILLALTIVAALELGVIGNAIIFVFRFFFGEWYILLLLASISLSFYFMWKREWPYLFGRRLLGIYLITCSLLLLSHVTLFELLISENNLQQPSVIANTWELFWLDVNGETSTHDLGGGMIGAFLFAFSYFLVEDLGTKIVAYIIILIGLALLTGKTFGDLFGKGIERTGQFFKKQWATFRNDLSQFKEKRREKKEQQQSLQERIEILDPIDEDEDGLAALREEPIISNFAERAYKHNQKSSASIGSEKKSRNNDADLLEDQEGPSIQFTEVENKDYQLPPLHLLRMPKQSDQSGEYEFVHANAAKLERTFQSFGVKAKVTQVHIGPAVTKYEVHPDIGVKVSKIVNLSDDLALALAAKDIRIEAPIPGKSAIGIEVPNSEVAMVSLREVLDATIDVKPESKLLIALGRDITGEAVYAELNKMPHLLVAGATGSGKSVCINGIITSILMRAKPHEVKLMMIDPKMVELNVYNGIPHLLAPVVTDAKKASQALKKVVSEMERRYELFSHTGTRNIEGYNELVKKQNADREEKQPLLPYIVVLVDELADLMMVASNDVEDSITRLAQMARAAGIHLIIATQRPSVDVITGVIKANIPSRIAFAVSSQTDSRTILDMGGAEKLLGRGDMLFLPVGAAKPTRIQGAFMSDEEVEEVVNFVISQQKAQYNEDMIPEDIIEEHEDVDDELYEDAVDLVIEMQTASVSMLQRRFRIGYTRAARLIDEMEVRGIVGPYEGSKPRAVLVSKTNDEATPS from the coding sequence ATGTCAAAAAAGAAAAAACGCAGAAGTTCTCAGAGAAAGGAAATAAAACGAACGATTCAGTATGAAATTGCCGCCCTCATTTTGCTGGCTTTAACGATTGTCGCTGCGCTAGAGCTGGGCGTCATTGGAAATGCAATTATTTTTGTTTTTCGCTTTTTCTTTGGTGAATGGTACATATTGCTGTTATTAGCTTCCATATCATTAAGCTTTTATTTTATGTGGAAACGAGAATGGCCATATCTTTTTGGAAGAAGGTTGCTAGGAATCTATTTAATAACCTGTTCTCTGCTTTTATTAAGTCACGTTACTTTATTTGAATTGCTTATATCAGAAAATAATCTGCAGCAGCCAAGTGTGATTGCGAATACTTGGGAGTTATTTTGGCTCGATGTGAATGGCGAGACATCTACTCATGATCTTGGCGGAGGAATGATTGGAGCGTTTCTCTTTGCTTTTTCCTACTTTCTGGTCGAAGATTTAGGGACAAAAATTGTGGCCTATATCATCATTTTGATTGGACTGGCTTTGCTTACAGGCAAAACATTCGGGGATTTATTTGGGAAAGGGATTGAACGAACCGGTCAATTTTTTAAAAAGCAATGGGCAACCTTTAGAAATGACCTGTCTCAATTTAAAGAAAAAAGAAGAGAAAAGAAAGAACAGCAGCAGTCTTTGCAGGAACGGATAGAAATATTAGATCCTATTGATGAAGACGAAGACGGTTTAGCAGCACTGAGAGAAGAACCAATCATATCTAATTTTGCAGAAAGAGCCTACAAACATAATCAAAAATCCTCTGCATCTATAGGAAGCGAAAAGAAATCGCGAAATAATGATGCAGATTTATTAGAAGATCAAGAAGGACCTTCGATTCAATTTACGGAAGTTGAAAACAAGGATTATCAACTGCCGCCATTGCACCTGTTACGGATGCCAAAACAGTCAGATCAAAGCGGAGAATATGAATTTGTTCACGCTAATGCAGCCAAGCTCGAAAGAACCTTTCAAAGCTTTGGCGTAAAGGCAAAAGTGACACAAGTACATATTGGTCCAGCTGTTACTAAATATGAAGTTCATCCCGATATCGGGGTAAAGGTAAGCAAAATTGTCAATTTATCTGATGATTTGGCATTGGCTTTAGCAGCTAAAGATATTCGTATCGAAGCCCCAATCCCTGGAAAATCAGCAATAGGAATTGAAGTTCCTAATTCTGAAGTGGCAATGGTTAGCTTACGAGAAGTATTGGATGCAACGATTGATGTTAAACCTGAATCAAAGCTTCTGATTGCATTAGGCCGAGACATAACCGGTGAAGCGGTTTATGCCGAATTAAATAAAATGCCCCATTTATTAGTTGCCGGTGCTACCGGATCAGGAAAGAGCGTTTGTATTAACGGGATTATTACCAGTATATTAATGCGGGCGAAACCGCATGAAGTTAAATTAATGATGATTGACCCGAAAATGGTAGAATTAAATGTCTATAATGGCATTCCGCACCTGCTGGCTCCGGTTGTGACAGATGCTAAAAAAGCATCGCAAGCCCTGAAAAAAGTCGTAAGCGAGATGGAAAGACGCTACGAGCTATTCTCACACACCGGTACCCGAAATATTGAAGGGTATAATGAACTGGTTAAAAAACAAAACGCGGACCGTGAAGAAAAGCAGCCATTACTCCCTTATATTGTTGTGCTAGTGGACGAGCTTGCAGACTTAATGATGGTTGCTTCCAACGATGTCGAGGATTCAATTACGAGACTGGCGCAAATGGCTCGTGCTGCCGGGATTCATTTGATTATTGCCACCCAGCGGCCGTCCGTTGATGTTATTACAGGAGTAATCAAAGCTAATATCCCGTCAAGGATTGCTTTTGCTGTATCGTCCCAAACAGACTCGAGAACAATCTTGGATATGGGTGGAGCAGAGAAGCTGCTAGGTCGCGGGGACATGCTCTTTCTGCCTGTTGGGGCAGCCAAACCGACCCGGATTCAAGGAGCCTTTATGTCGGATGAGGAAGTAGAAGAAGTTGTCAATTTCGTTATTTCTCAACAAAAAGCGCAATACAATGAAGACATGATTCCTGAAGATATTATCGAAGAACATGAAGATGTAGATGATGAGCTTTATGAAGATGCGGTTGATTTAGTAATTGAGATGCAAACGGCTTCCGTATCGATGCTGCAAAGGCGGTTTCGGATTGGCTATACGCGCGCTGCACGGTTAATTGACGAAATGGAGGTTCGCGGAATTGTCGGTCCTTATGAAGGCAGTAAACCGCGCGCCGTTTTAGTATCAAAAACGAACGATGAGGCAACTCCTTCTTAA